CTGCTCCTCGTGTAGCCGGGCGCAGAGGTCCAGGATCTCGATCTGGTGGGCGATGTCGAGGTACGTGGTCGGCTCGTCGAGCAGCAGCAGCGGGGTCTGCTGGGCCAGCGCCATGGCGATCCAGACCCGCTGCCGCTGGCCGCCGGAGAGCTCGTCCACCGGCCGGTCGGCGAGGTCGTCGACCCCGGTGGCGGCCATCGACTCCTCGACCACCCGCTCGTCCTCGCGCGACCACTGCCGCAGCAACCCCTGGTGGGGGTAGCGGCCTCGGGCGACCAGCTCGGCGACGCTGATCCCGTCGGGCGCGATCGACGACTGCGGCAGCAGGCCGAGGGTGCGGGCCACCTTCCGGGCGGGCAGGTCGTGGATGTCCCGGCCGTCCAGCAGGACCGTTCCGACGGTCGGGCGCAGCATCCGGGACAGCGCCCGCAGCAGGGTCGACTTGCCGCAGGCGTTCGGGCCGATGATCACGGTGAACGACTGGTCGGGCACCGCCACGGTCAGGTCTTCGGCGATCGTGCGCCGGTCGTAGGCGAGGGTCAGCGCGGTGCCGCCGAGCCGGGAACTGCCGGGGTGCATGGGTGCTCCTTCGAAGGCGTCGCGGGTGTTCACAGCCGACCCGCCCGGCGTTCCATGGCCAGCAGCCAGACCAGGTAGCCGCCGCCGATCACTCCGGTCACCACACCGACCGGAAGCTGGTGCCCGGCGAACGCGCGCTGAGCCAGCAGGTCGGCGCCGACCAACAGCGCCGCGCCGACCGCCATCGACGGCAGCAGGTTCGGGCCGGGCGCCCGGGTCAGCCG
The nucleotide sequence above comes from Micromonospora sp. NBC_00389. Encoded proteins:
- a CDS encoding ABC transporter ATP-binding protein: MHPGSSRLGGTALTLAYDRRTIAEDLTVAVPDQSFTVIIGPNACGKSTLLRALSRMLRPTVGTVLLDGRDIHDLPARKVARTLGLLPQSSIAPDGISVAELVARGRYPHQGLLRQWSREDERVVEESMAATGVDDLADRPVDELSGGQRQRVWIAMALAQQTPLLLLDEPTTYLDIAHQIEILDLCARLHEEQGRTLVAVLHDLNHAARYATHLIAMRDGRVVAAGEPASVVTADLVAEVFGLPCRVIDDPETGTPLVIPAARRRATAPAPEPA